The window GCGTGTCGATGCCCTGGCGCGGAATATCGCTCCAATGCACGCGGGCCCCGAAGGCCAGGTGCGAGAGTATCGCCAGCTTCTGGGCCGTGTCGGTGCCGTCGACGTCCATTGTCGGATCGGCCTCGGCATAGCCGCGTCGCTGCGCGGCGGCCAGCGCCTCGGCATACGAGATGCCACGCTCTTCCATCTGCGTCAGTACAAAGTTGCTGGTGCCGTTGAGGATCGCGTTGACCGACAGGATTTGATTGGCCGACAAGCATTGGCTGATCGCGGCGACGATCGGAATGCCACCGGCGACCGAGGCCTCGAAGGCGATCGACCGGCCCAGCTCGCGGGCCCGATCAAACAGCTCCGGGCCATGCTCGGCCAGTAACGCCTTGTTGGCGGTGACTACATCCTTGCCGCTTTCCAATAGCGCCAGCATGATGGTCCGCGCCGGCTCTAGCCCGCCCAGCAGGTGGGCCACGGCCACGATGTTCTTGTCGCTGGTGATACGGGTCAAATCGGCAGAAAGGATGCCGTGCGGCAGCTCGCAATCGCGCGGCTTAGTCACGTCGCGCACCACGACCTGCTCAAGCCACAGCGTGCGTCCTGCATGACGCCCGGTGCGGTCGCCGTAGTCCAACAAAAGCTTGGCCACGCCCGATCCCACGGTCCCCAGCCCAACGATCGCGACTTTGGTTTTCTCCATCGGAGCGGACACAACAAAAGGGGGGTGCGCTGGCCAGCAAACTTGCCATCGTAGGTTCGCCAACGGCGGCTCGTCAAGGCTGCCAGGTCCGCAGCCTGGAGAACTACAACGTCGATTCATCGGTACTCGGGCGCTCCAGGATCGACGCGGCGGGTCTCACTCGTTCGTCACGCTTTGTCCCGACGACAGAACGACGTGCCCTATGACCTAATTAATCGGATAAAACGAGAACGCGGCGAGAGCGATCGTCCGGACGGACGATGGATAGAGGACCATCCGGCCGAGTATCATCAGGGGATGTGGAAAGTTCCGATCGGAGCAATCGTTGGCTTCTTTATTGGCGCGGGCGTCGCGGCCGCATTGGAAGCCAGCGGCGCGCCGGAATTCGTCAATCTTCTTGGCCTGGCGAGTTGTGTCGGGGGCGGGTGGATTGGTTGGAAGCTTCATCTGCAATATCCACCTCCACCGCGCGACTTCCTTCAATTCGGTACCCGGGGGATGCTCA is drawn from Pirellulales bacterium and contains these coding sequences:
- a CDS encoding homoserine dehydrogenase; protein product: MEKTKVAIVGLGTVGSGVAKLLLDYGDRTGRHAGRTLWLEQVVVRDVTKPRDCELPHGILSADLTRITSDKNIVAVAHLLGGLEPARTIMLALLESGKDVVTANKALLAEHGPELFDRARELGRSIAFEASVAGGIPIVAAISQCLSANQILSVNAILNGTSNFVLTQMEERGISYAEALAAAQRRGYAEADPTMDVDGTDTAQKLAILSHLAFGARVHWSDIPRQGIDTLEVADLLYAKELGYRIKLLAVAELVNGDLELHVSPTLVRCGTPLAEVRSAYNAISVVGDAVGRVFFHGLGAGQMPTASAVVADLIDTVVGRTAITFRTLELWSQREALVAPREHDRVSGRFYMRFQVEDRPGVMSDITGVLGRHGISIASVIQHEAAETERDVVPLVIMTHHTTEGATRRAKEEIDRSNVVRPGSVRMKVRE